A section of the Streptomyces sp. NBC_01591 genome encodes:
- a CDS encoding phosphatase PAP2 family protein, which yields MRTDIFARLDREPEPPKIEPPRMSRHRIALFGGTLAFYLAIVIAVLVSSWLVTLDWKVMLFRPYQQWPEIHAFLDYYIVLGQRGPTATMVACWLGWRSWRQHTLRPLLTLGAALLLLNVTVGAVKIGLGRLGPHYATQIGSAELFAGGDIFPSGHTANAVVTWGILAYLATTPRARRYLSAMSAIVSLGVGLTTVYLGTHWLSDVLLGWAAGLLIMLGLPWAEPLITRAEAWIFAQRENLRGFGRPVPSVPVAAGGPRTVPQADGVDAPALEPVVAAAAGGTGSRSRAHSSHPAHPAHLVRSERTPVTPAGSRRPPHADRTPRGGTTPARPVTGG from the coding sequence GTGCGTACCGACATCTTTGCCCGGCTGGACCGGGAGCCGGAGCCGCCGAAGATAGAGCCACCGCGGATGAGCCGTCACCGCATCGCACTCTTCGGCGGGACGTTGGCGTTCTATCTCGCCATCGTCATTGCCGTGCTGGTCTCGTCCTGGCTGGTGACCCTGGACTGGAAGGTCATGCTCTTCCGGCCGTACCAGCAGTGGCCGGAAATCCACGCCTTCCTCGACTACTACATCGTGCTCGGCCAGCGCGGACCCACCGCCACCATGGTCGCCTGCTGGCTCGGCTGGCGCTCCTGGCGGCAGCACACACTGCGACCGCTGCTGACGCTGGGCGCGGCGCTGCTGCTGCTCAATGTGACGGTCGGCGCGGTCAAGATCGGCCTGGGGCGCCTCGGCCCGCACTACGCGACCCAGATCGGCTCCGCGGAGCTCTTCGCCGGCGGCGATATATTCCCCTCCGGCCACACCGCCAACGCGGTCGTGACCTGGGGGATCCTGGCCTACCTGGCCACCACCCCACGAGCCCGGCGCTATCTGTCGGCCATGTCGGCGATCGTCTCGCTGGGCGTCGGCCTCACCACCGTCTATCTCGGTACGCACTGGCTCAGCGATGTCCTGCTGGGCTGGGCCGCGGGGCTGCTGATCATGCTGGGGCTGCCCTGGGCCGAGCCGCTGATCACCCGGGCCGAGGCATGGATCTTCGCCCAGCGCGAGAACCTGCGGGGATTCGGCCGCCCCGTTCCCTCCGTACCCGTCGCGGCCGGAGGCCCCAGGACCGTGCCGCAGGCGGACGGCGTCGACGCCCCGGCGCTGGAGCCGGTCGTCGCGGCGGCTGCGGGCGGCACCGGCTCCCGCTCGCGCGCGCACTCGTCGCATCCGGCACATCCGGCGCATCTGGTGCGCTCGGAGCGGACCCCGGTCACCCCGGCCGGCAGCCGGCGCCCGCCGCACGCCGACCGCACGCCGCGCGGCGGCACGACCCCGGCCCGCCCGGTGACCGGCGGCTGA
- a CDS encoding I78 family peptidase inhibitor — MAPIPTPPVQPDDAPGEYVGLAADAAERRARSHGWTTVRSLPPGAIITMEFRSGRINFEVDAAVVTRCWLG, encoded by the coding sequence ATGGCACCCATACCGACCCCTCCCGTCCAGCCCGACGACGCGCCCGGTGAGTACGTCGGCCTCGCCGCCGACGCCGCCGAACGGCGGGCCCGCAGCCATGGCTGGACCACCGTCAGATCCCTGCCGCCGGGCGCGATCATCACCATGGAGTTCCGGAGCGGACGGATCAACTTCGAGGTCGACGCCGCCGTCGTCACCCGCTGCTGGCTGGGCTGA
- a CDS encoding helix-turn-helix transcriptional regulator translates to MLETSARLLRLLSLLQAHRDWSGADLADRLGVTPRTVRRDVDKLRELGYPVNASPGTGGGYQLGAGAQLPPLLLDDEEAVAVAVGLRTAAGNGVEGIGETSVRALTKLEQVLPDRLRRRVNALNTFTVPLFRGPGASVADAGVLTELAGACRDGERLRFEYRDHSGSVSRRTVEPHRLVCTERRWYLVAWDLDRADWRTFRADRITPTPPHGPRFVPRDPPAEDLAAYVSKGISTAVYPTRAVIRLKAGIERAAERISPSAGVLEAVDADTCLLRTGAAGVDVLVIHVMMLGFDFEVVEPLALKDAIRVARDRLSRALD, encoded by the coding sequence ATGTTGGAGACCTCGGCACGACTGCTGCGTCTGCTCTCACTGCTCCAGGCACACCGCGACTGGTCCGGCGCCGATCTCGCCGACCGGCTCGGGGTCACCCCGCGAACCGTCCGGCGTGACGTCGACAAGCTGCGCGAACTGGGCTACCCGGTCAACGCCAGCCCCGGCACCGGCGGCGGGTACCAGCTGGGCGCCGGTGCCCAGCTGCCGCCACTGCTCCTGGACGACGAGGAGGCCGTCGCCGTCGCCGTCGGCCTGCGCACCGCGGCGGGCAACGGTGTCGAGGGCATCGGCGAGACCTCCGTACGCGCCCTGACCAAGCTCGAACAGGTGCTGCCGGACCGGCTCCGGCGCCGGGTGAACGCGCTGAACACCTTCACCGTGCCGTTGTTCCGCGGCCCTGGCGCGTCGGTCGCCGACGCGGGTGTACTGACCGAACTCGCGGGGGCCTGCCGGGACGGTGAGCGGCTGCGCTTCGAGTACCGGGACCACTCCGGCTCCGTCTCGCGGCGGACCGTCGAACCGCACCGGCTGGTGTGCACCGAGCGCCGCTGGTATCTCGTCGCCTGGGACCTGGACCGCGCGGACTGGCGTACGTTCCGGGCGGACCGGATCACCCCCACGCCGCCGCACGGCCCGAGGTTCGTCCCCCGTGACCCGCCTGCCGAGGATCTGGCCGCCTACGTCTCGAAGGGGATCTCCACGGCCGTGTACCCGACGCGGGCGGTGATCCGGCTGAAGGCGGGGATCGAGCGCGCGGCCGAGCGGATCTCGCCTTCGGCAGGGGTGCTGGAAGCGGTCGACGCCGACACCTGTCTGCTGCGCACCGGGGCGGCCGGTGTCGATGTGCTGGTCATCCACGTGATGATGCTGGGGTTCGACTTCGAGGTCGTCGAACCACTGGCGCTCAAGGACGCGATCAGGGTGGCCAGGGACCGGCTCTCCAGGGCCCTGGACTGA
- a CDS encoding transferase, whose protein sequence is MTVTAGRRTPRADCTVGPDGGITFDLDLGRREDEEAPELLLRLRGAKGNGDGSTVRLSLSPLRDGRLRAVLPGSMEPAEGRWDVHLREPCADDDGAVAVEPGIRDLRLLVDRTPGNGRIAVRIPYPTLDGRLAVRCWLRAPHAEAGPVTFDGGGMTVEGTLYGTGLGTDARVEARLPGADGRVLRVPVTGEEGTFAFTLPLDRLAAGAVTAQQLWTLWLIPGTAEGEPAGGVRISRILDDVWDRKKIFVYPGLSTGEGGRATPCYSTDNDLCVRLEPEPAPAS, encoded by the coding sequence ATGACCGTCACCGCAGGGCGAAGGACACCACGGGCCGACTGCACCGTGGGACCCGACGGCGGGATCACCTTCGATCTCGACCTCGGCCGCCGCGAGGACGAGGAGGCGCCCGAACTGCTTCTCCGGCTGCGCGGCGCCAAGGGCAACGGCGACGGCAGCACCGTACGGCTGTCGTTGAGCCCGCTGCGCGACGGCCGGCTGCGGGCGGTCCTGCCGGGATCCATGGAACCCGCCGAGGGCCGCTGGGACGTCCATCTGCGGGAGCCGTGCGCGGACGACGACGGGGCGGTGGCCGTCGAGCCCGGGATCAGGGACCTGCGGCTGCTCGTCGACCGCACACCGGGGAACGGGCGGATCGCGGTCCGCATCCCGTACCCGACCCTCGACGGCCGGCTCGCCGTGCGCTGCTGGCTCCGCGCACCGCACGCCGAGGCCGGACCGGTGACCTTCGACGGGGGCGGGATGACCGTCGAGGGCACGCTGTACGGGACCGGCCTCGGCACCGATGCCCGGGTCGAGGCACGACTGCCCGGCGCCGACGGCCGGGTCCTGCGGGTGCCGGTCACCGGGGAGGAAGGAACCTTCGCCTTCACGCTTCCCCTGGACCGGCTGGCCGCCGGGGCCGTCACCGCGCAGCAGCTGTGGACGCTCTGGCTGATCCCCGGGACGGCGGAGGGCGAGCCGGCCGGCGGCGTACGGATCTCCCGCATCCTCGACGATGTCTGGGACCGCAAGAAGATCTTCGTCTACCCGGGCCTCAGTACCGGGGAGGGCGGCCGGGCCACCCCTTGCTACTCCACCGACAACGACCTCTGCGTACGGCTCGAACCGGAACCGGCGCCCGCGTCCTGA
- a CDS encoding glycosyltransferase family 4 protein has product MHISFLLHNAYGVGGTIRTTFNLAGELAGHHDVEIVSVFRHRDVPALGAPEGVRMSHLVDLRKKSPTYDGDAADYARPAAVFPRGDSRYRQYSRLTDARVADHLRSLEADVVVGTRPGLNVHISRQARRGPVRIGQEHLTLDSHGYRLRREIEHRYALLDAITTVTEADAQAYRAGFKLPGVRIEAIPNSVPEPTVASADGDRKWVIAAGRLHKVKRYDLLVRAFADVVAVRPDWRLRIYGGGDATGNEREALLTLIGQLGLHNHVFLMGSVNPLEAEWPKGSIAAVTSDRESFGMTIVEAMRCGLPVVATDCPHGPREIIDDGTDGRLVPVGDSAAVADALLGLIDDDEARHRAGRAALAASQRFDPSRIAERHERLFTELASRGPRDRSHGAVGTTLHRARGTVLDGAYALRYKAAAVIRKGKTT; this is encoded by the coding sequence ATGCACATTTCTTTCCTGCTCCACAATGCCTATGGAGTCGGGGGCACGATCCGCACGACGTTCAATCTCGCCGGGGAGCTGGCCGGCCACCATGACGTCGAGATCGTGTCGGTCTTCCGGCACCGCGACGTTCCCGCGCTGGGCGCCCCCGAAGGTGTGCGCATGAGCCACCTCGTCGATCTGCGGAAGAAGAGCCCGACGTACGACGGCGACGCCGCCGACTACGCCCGGCCCGCGGCCGTGTTCCCGCGCGGCGACAGCAGGTACCGGCAGTACAGCAGGCTGACCGACGCACGGGTGGCGGACCATCTGCGGTCCCTGGAGGCGGACGTCGTGGTCGGAACCCGGCCGGGGCTCAACGTGCACATCAGCAGGCAGGCCCGCCGCGGCCCGGTCCGGATCGGGCAGGAGCACCTCACCCTCGACAGCCACGGCTACCGGCTCCGCCGCGAGATCGAGCACCGCTACGCCCTGCTCGACGCGATCACCACCGTCACCGAGGCCGACGCGCAGGCCTACCGGGCCGGGTTCAAGCTGCCCGGCGTACGGATCGAGGCCATTCCCAACAGCGTGCCCGAGCCGACGGTCGCCTCCGCCGACGGCGACCGCAAGTGGGTGATCGCCGCAGGCCGGCTGCACAAGGTCAAGCGGTACGACCTGCTCGTCCGGGCGTTCGCCGACGTGGTCGCGGTCCGCCCGGACTGGCGGCTGCGCATCTACGGCGGCGGCGACGCGACCGGGAACGAACGGGAGGCGCTGCTCACGCTCATCGGCCAACTCGGGCTGCACAACCACGTGTTCCTGATGGGATCGGTCAATCCGCTGGAGGCCGAGTGGCCCAAGGGGTCGATCGCCGCGGTCACTTCGGACCGCGAGTCCTTCGGCATGACCATCGTCGAGGCGATGCGCTGCGGCCTGCCGGTCGTCGCCACCGACTGCCCGCACGGCCCCCGCGAGATCATCGACGACGGCACCGACGGACGGCTGGTGCCCGTCGGTGACTCGGCGGCGGTGGCCGACGCCCTGCTCGGTCTGATCGACGACGACGAGGCACGGCACCGCGCGGGACGCGCCGCGCTGGCCGCGTCGCAGCGGTTCGACCCGTCGCGGATCGCCGAACGCCATGAACGGCTCTTCACCGAACTCGCCTCGCGGGGCCCGCGCGACCGCTCGCACGGCGCGGTGGGCACCACACTGCACCGCGCCCGGGGCACCGTGCTGGACGGGGCGTACGCCCTGCGCTACAAGGCAGCCGCCGTGATCCGCAAGGGGAAGACCACATGA
- the der gene encoding ribosome biogenesis GTPase Der, with protein sequence MNDQIHSDGSDHEHGALGDAEYAEFMELAAEEGFDLEEVEGAIDEAGHGPLPVLAVVGRPNVGKSTLVNRIIGRREAVVEDKPGVTRDRVTYEAEWAGRRFKVVDTGGWEQDVLGIDASVAAQAEYAIEASDAVVFVVDSTVGATDTDEAVVKLLRRAGKPVVLCANKVDGQSGEADATALWSLGLGEPHPVSSLHGRGTGDLLDAVLEALPEAPAQRFGTAIGGPRRIALIGRPNVGKSSLLNKVANEDRVVVNELAGTTRDPVDELIELGGITWKFIDTAGIRRRVHLQEGADYYASLRTAAAVEKAEVAVVLIDAGESISVQDQRIITMAVDAGRALVIAYNKWDTLDEERRYYLEREIETELAQIAWAPRVNVSAVTGRHMEKLVPAIETALASWETRVPTGRLNAFLGEIVASHPHPVRGGKQPRILFGTQAGTKPPRFVLFASGFLEHGYRRFVERRLREEFGFEGTPIHISVRVREKRGRNK encoded by the coding sequence ATGAACGACCAGATTCACTCCGACGGCTCGGACCACGAGCACGGAGCACTTGGCGACGCCGAGTACGCGGAGTTCATGGAGCTCGCCGCGGAGGAGGGCTTCGACCTCGAAGAGGTCGAGGGTGCCATCGACGAGGCCGGTCACGGACCGCTGCCCGTGCTCGCCGTCGTCGGCCGCCCCAACGTCGGCAAGTCGACGCTGGTGAACCGGATCATCGGCCGCCGCGAGGCCGTCGTCGAGGACAAGCCCGGCGTCACGCGCGACCGCGTCACCTACGAGGCCGAGTGGGCGGGCCGCCGCTTCAAGGTCGTCGACACCGGCGGCTGGGAGCAGGACGTGCTGGGCATCGACGCCTCCGTCGCCGCCCAGGCCGAGTACGCGATCGAGGCGTCCGACGCCGTCGTCTTCGTGGTCGACTCGACCGTCGGCGCGACCGACACCGACGAGGCCGTCGTCAAGCTGCTGCGCCGGGCCGGCAAGCCCGTCGTGCTGTGCGCCAACAAGGTCGACGGACAGAGCGGCGAGGCGGACGCCACCGCGCTGTGGTCGCTGGGTCTCGGCGAGCCGCACCCGGTCTCCTCACTGCACGGCCGTGGCACCGGCGACCTGCTCGACGCCGTGCTCGAAGCGCTCCCCGAGGCCCCGGCGCAGCGTTTCGGCACCGCGATCGGCGGCCCCCGCCGGATCGCGCTCATCGGCCGTCCGAACGTCGGCAAGTCCTCGCTGCTGAACAAGGTGGCGAACGAGGACCGCGTGGTCGTCAACGAGCTCGCCGGCACCACCCGCGACCCGGTCGACGAGTTGATCGAGCTCGGCGGCATCACCTGGAAGTTCATCGACACGGCCGGCATCCGCCGCCGCGTCCACCTCCAGGAAGGTGCGGACTACTACGCCTCGCTGCGTACCGCCGCCGCCGTGGAGAAGGCCGAGGTCGCCGTCGTCCTGATCGACGCGGGCGAGTCCATCAGCGTCCAGGACCAGCGCATCATCACCATGGCCGTGGACGCCGGGCGGGCCCTGGTCATCGCGTACAACAAGTGGGACACGCTCGACGAGGAGCGCCGCTACTACCTGGAGCGCGAGATCGAGACGGAGCTCGCGCAGATCGCGTGGGCACCGCGGGTCAACGTCTCGGCCGTCACCGGCCGGCACATGGAGAAGCTTGTCCCGGCGATCGAGACCGCCCTCGCCAGCTGGGAGACCCGCGTCCCCACCGGCCGGCTGAACGCCTTCCTCGGCGAGATCGTCGCCTCCCACCCGCACCCCGTCCGCGGTGGCAAGCAGCCCCGGATCCTCTTCGGCACCCAGGCCGGCACCAAGCCGCCGCGCTTCGTGCTGTTCGCCTCGGGCTTCCTGGAGCACGGCTACCGACGGTTCGTCGAGCGCCGGCTGCGTGAGGAGTTCGGCTTCGAGGGCACCCCGATCCACATCTCGGTGCGGGTCCGCGAGAAGCGCGGCCGCAACAAGTAG